Proteins co-encoded in one Chaetodon auriga isolate fChaAug3 chromosome 9, fChaAug3.hap1, whole genome shotgun sequence genomic window:
- the spock1 gene encoding testican-1 isoform X2, with amino-acid sequence MAEHRGSVQQGQILEQIQRCELDDYFKSWAPAKSLDQEREAEPGRYGDPAATAHSSSAKKTVQDGPDVTKDPCLKVRCPPHKVCVSHDYQTAICTNRKQPSHSVKPRKGSASHKHRLEAGAHGKCRLCSALQSSPVCGSDGHTYSSKCKLEFQSCLSGKTISIKCNGLCPCLPGQELSKQPHKTEKAACTDTELHSLAARLKDWFGVLHLDANRDLKSSDSFDSTTGHFDTSILPICKDSLGWMFNKLDMNFDLLLDQSELSAIYLDKYELCMKPLFNSCDSFKDGKLSNNEWCYCFQKPEGLPCQTEKSRIQNQSRRKSLIGSYIPRCTEEGYFKPTQCHGSTGQCWCVDKYGNEIAGSRKQGNPNCDEDQETSGDFGSGGAVVLLDDQEEEPSQSGRSRQKKRRGRIHPRGAIEDDEDEEDDKDDEIGYVW; translated from the exons AGCGAGAGGCCGAGCCTGGCAGATATGGAGACCCAGCAGCTACAGCTCACTCTAGCTCAGCCAAGAAGACAGTACAGGATG GTCCAGATGTCACCAAGGACCCCTGTCTGAAGGTCCGCTGCCCTCCTCACAAGGTGTGTGTCAGTCATGACTACCAAACAGCCATCTGCACCAATCGCAAGCAGCCAAGTCACAG tgtgaAACCCAGGAAAGGCAGTGCAAGCCACAAGCATAGGCTTGAAGCAGGtgctcatgggaaatgtaggctcTGCTCAGCGCTGCAGTCAAGTCCTGTGTGTGGATCTGATGGACACACCTACTCCTCCAAG TGTAAGTTGGAGTTTCAGAGCTGCCTGTCTGGGAAGACGATCTCAATAAAATGCAATGGGCTGTGTCCCTGTTTGCCTGGTCAGGAGCTCAGCAAACAGCCACATAAGACTGAAAAGGCTG cctgcactgacacagagcTCCACAGTCTGGCTGCCAGACTGAAGGACTGGTTCGGAGTTCTCCACCTCGATGCCAACAGAGACCTCAAATCCTCTGACAGCTTTGACTCCACCACTGGAC ACTTTGACACCAGCATCTTGCCCATCTGTAAGGACTCACTGGGCTGGATGTTCAACAAACTGGACATGAACTTTGATCTCCtgctggaccaatcagagctgagtGCCATTTACCTGGACAAGTATGAGCTGTGCATGAAGCCCCTCTTCAACTCCTGTGACTCCTTCAAGGATGGCAAACTGTCTAACAACGAGTGGTGCTACTGCTTCCAGAAGCctgagg GACTGCCTTGCCAAACTGAGAAGAGCAGGATCCAGAACCAGAGTCGAAGGAAGAGCCTCATAG gCTCTTACATCCCTCGCTGTACTGAGGAGGGCTACTTCAAACCAACCCAGTGCCACGGCAGCACCGGCCAGTGTTGGTGCGTGGACAAATATGGCAACGAGATCGCTGGCTCCAGAAAACAGGGCAACCCCAACTGTG ATGAGGACCAGGAGACATCGGGGGATTTCGGCAGCGGTGGTGCAGTCGTCCTCCTCGAtgaccaggaggaggagccaTCACAGAGCGGGCGGAGCCGGCAGAAGAAGAGGCGGGGCAGGATCCACCCCCGAGGAGCCATCGAGGACGACGAGGACGAGGAAGACGACAAGGATGATGAGATCGGCTACGTTTGGTAG
- the spock1 gene encoding testican-1 isoform X4, with translation MAEHRGSVQQGQILEQIQRCELDDYFKSWAPAKSLDQGPDVTKDPCLKVRCPPHKVCVSHDYQTAICTNRKQPSHSVKPRKGSASHKHRLEAGAHGKCRLCSALQSSPVCGSDGHTYSSKCKLEFQSCLSGKTISIKCNGLCPCLPGQELSKQPHKTEKAACTDTELHSLAARLKDWFGVLHLDANRDLKSSDSFDSTTGHFDTSILPICKDSLGWMFNKLDMNFDLLLDQSELSAIYLDKYELCMKPLFNSCDSFKDGKLSNNEWCYCFQKPEGLPCQTEKSRIQNQSRRKSLIGSYIPRCTEEGYFKPTQCHGSTGQCWCVDKYGNEIAGSRKQGNPNCDEDQETSGDFGSGGAVVLLDDQEEEPSQSGRSRQKKRRGRIHPRGAIEDDEDEEDDKDDEIGYVW, from the exons GTCCAGATGTCACCAAGGACCCCTGTCTGAAGGTCCGCTGCCCTCCTCACAAGGTGTGTGTCAGTCATGACTACCAAACAGCCATCTGCACCAATCGCAAGCAGCCAAGTCACAG tgtgaAACCCAGGAAAGGCAGTGCAAGCCACAAGCATAGGCTTGAAGCAGGtgctcatgggaaatgtaggctcTGCTCAGCGCTGCAGTCAAGTCCTGTGTGTGGATCTGATGGACACACCTACTCCTCCAAG TGTAAGTTGGAGTTTCAGAGCTGCCTGTCTGGGAAGACGATCTCAATAAAATGCAATGGGCTGTGTCCCTGTTTGCCTGGTCAGGAGCTCAGCAAACAGCCACATAAGACTGAAAAGGCTG cctgcactgacacagagcTCCACAGTCTGGCTGCCAGACTGAAGGACTGGTTCGGAGTTCTCCACCTCGATGCCAACAGAGACCTCAAATCCTCTGACAGCTTTGACTCCACCACTGGAC ACTTTGACACCAGCATCTTGCCCATCTGTAAGGACTCACTGGGCTGGATGTTCAACAAACTGGACATGAACTTTGATCTCCtgctggaccaatcagagctgagtGCCATTTACCTGGACAAGTATGAGCTGTGCATGAAGCCCCTCTTCAACTCCTGTGACTCCTTCAAGGATGGCAAACTGTCTAACAACGAGTGGTGCTACTGCTTCCAGAAGCctgagg GACTGCCTTGCCAAACTGAGAAGAGCAGGATCCAGAACCAGAGTCGAAGGAAGAGCCTCATAG gCTCTTACATCCCTCGCTGTACTGAGGAGGGCTACTTCAAACCAACCCAGTGCCACGGCAGCACCGGCCAGTGTTGGTGCGTGGACAAATATGGCAACGAGATCGCTGGCTCCAGAAAACAGGGCAACCCCAACTGTG ATGAGGACCAGGAGACATCGGGGGATTTCGGCAGCGGTGGTGCAGTCGTCCTCCTCGAtgaccaggaggaggagccaTCACAGAGCGGGCGGAGCCGGCAGAAGAAGAGGCGGGGCAGGATCCACCCCCGAGGAGCCATCGAGGACGACGAGGACGAGGAAGACGACAAGGATGATGAGATCGGCTACGTTTGGTAG